A single genomic interval of uncultured Desulfobulbus sp. harbors:
- a CDS encoding glucoamylase family protein yields MNIRITAIRHLIRSLRAHLGKKSPQTSYATDEPPLRSGLFSAEQMEHHGKALAMSHTLQHGRPQDRLLKRLAENEGVLLGVRVLLTEAVKANRRIAPAGEWLLDNFYLIEEQMQTAKRHLPTGYSRELPRLHNGQSAGLPRVYDIALETIAHGDGLVDPESLCSFVRAYQTVTILTFGELWAIPIMLRLALVENLRRVAARVATDRIHRNLANTWADQMIEVAEKDPKSLILVIADMARSKPNLVSAFVAECARRLQGQSLDLALPLTWIEQRLSESGQTIEQLVRAENQQQAADRVSISNTINSLRFLGAMDWRVFVETMSIVEQTLRQDPGDVYAKMDFATRDRYRHEVESIAKKCTCSQNEVALQAIRLACETVSFHDGNDPGAHVGFYLVDKGRTKLEQQVGVRQSAAETLAAIGRRFPLPLYNGGILLLTAFLAWILVAKVQHLGMHSWMLGLFLLLSVLAGSHLAVALANWLVTLLVTPRPLPRMDFSQGIPQELRTLVVVPTMLTSEDSLEALMEALEVRFLANQDQHLHYGLLTDFRDALEETLPEDEPLLRMARHGIERLNTKYPNPNENTFFLFHRPRRWNAQERIWMGYERKRGKLADLNWLLRAGPNIDTTGRFSLIVGAIDVLSTIKYVITLDTDTQLARDSARQFIGALAHPLNRACYDPDKQRVVSGYGILQPRVAVSMSGSNRSWYARLCGSDSGIDPYTRAVSDVYQDLFGEGSFIGKGIYEVDVFERALDGRFPDNRILSHDLLEGCYARSGLLSDVQLYEEYPSRYSEDVSRRHRWIRGDWQVAQWVTPVVPSLSGKMRRNPLSMLSRWKIGDNLRRSLVPAALTLLLLLGWTVLPIAWFWTVTVVGIILIPSLIASTWHVMLKPADVSLQQHLDAAARSTGLGLMQGFFTLACLPFEAFFSLDAIVRTLWRLLISHHGLLEWNPSSGSACSCPTTLADSCRTMWIGPVLVAAAVMVLAFLRPSSLWSATPILILWLSSPVVVWWTGRPPAPRQARLFPEQTAFLRSMARKTWVFFETFVGPEDHWLPPDNYQEHPIAVVAHRTSPTNMGLSLLANLSACDFGYITPGTLIERTTKALHTMESLERYRGHFYNWYDTQSLTPLLPLYISSVDSGNLAGHLLVLRQGLIGLADEVILGKRFVEGLEDTLNIALETASTYPPTEARLAVLQQQLAAAIRSQSTDLTVLRLRLVNWETEAEEMLNGGENQGVDTESSLAGWIHAFVRQCREGLDELSLLAPWLEHSSVLHNGLATLPDLTRIPTLRQLAALADHILPSFENRLALRETPDESVWIEPFLVAIKEASRRANERIAELERLAMQVNKMAQMEYDFLFDTSRRLLVIGYNAGDHRQDTSYYDLLASEARFASFVAIAQGALPQETWFALGRLLTTSGCGSVLLSWSGSMFEYLMPLLVMPTYENTLLDQTCRGAVASQIDYGRKFGTPWGVSECGYNAIDAQLNYQYRAFGIPGLGLKRGLAEDLVVAPYATALALMVDPHKACRNLERMAEAGFVGRFGFYEAIDYTPSRLPRGAENVVIRSFMAHHQGMSLLSLAYLLLDRPMQKRFEMEPLFQATLLLLQERIPKATTLFKHSTELATSLENSPAVDTPMRVFNSPDTPNPEVQLLSNGRYHVMVTNAGGGYSRWRDLAVTRWREDSTCDNWGSFCYIRDVDSGTFWSTTYQPVLRQANDFETVFSEERAEFRCRHDEMDAYTEVVVSSEDDVEVRRITLTNRSHKNKTIDVTSYAEVVLAPPASDALHPAFSNLFVQTEIIRQQRAILCTRRPRSVNELTPWLFHLMAVHGAEVGDISYETDRLRFIGRGNTVASPQAISGNADFFTGALSGSEGSVLDPIVAIRYRIMIQPEESVTINLVSGIGETRDDALRLVEKHQDRRLADRVFDLAWTHGQVLLRQFNASEVDAQLYRRLASSIIYTNPTLRAEPSILIKNRRGQSGLWGYAISGDLPIVLLQIEDPANIELVRQLVQAHAYWRLKGLAVDLIIWNEDRAGYRQLLHDQIMGLIAASVESNIIDRPGGIFIRPGDQIAEEDRVLIQTVARAIISDKRGSLAEQIKGRNVMETTAPVLIPTRTHRSEPMPVVPTPRLDLAFFNGLGGFTPDGREYVITTATGQLTPAPWVNVLANRQFGTVVSESGMAYTWGENAHEFRLTPWANDSVCDSTGEALYLRDEERGHFWSPTPLPCRGATPYATRHGFGYSIFEHTERGISSELTVYVALDAAVKFMVLKVRNESGRHRRLSATGYVEWVLGDLRPKSAMHVVTEIDPASGALQARNPYNTEFSNRTAFFAVDDAIRTITGDRTEFLGRNGSLRMPAAMTHIGLSGRVGASLDPCGAIQVAFELAAGQEHEIIFKLGLGQSLEEANNLVNRFRGPIAARTALDLVWQHWKHTLNAVQVDTPDQSVNVLVNGWLPYQIMACRLWARSATYQSGGAIGFRDQLQDVMALIHARPDLVREHLLLCAAHQFPEGDVQHWWHPPLDRGVRTHCSDDYLWLPLAVSFYVHTTGDTGVLDEAIHFVLGRPVKAEEDSYYDLPRTSEETASLYEHCVRAIVHGLTFGEHGLPLIGSGDWNDGMDLVGAQGKGESVWLGFFLYEALERFSPIAQTRGDMAFFERCQEEAMVLRRNIEQHGWDGQWYRRAYFDDGAPLGSSTNPECQIDSIAQSWSILSGAGDPERSRLAMESLNERLVRRQDRLIQLLDPPFDTSELQPGYIKGYVPGVRENGGQYTHAAIWATMAFARLEDSQRAWELFDLINPVHHARSPEESDMYKVEPYVVAADVYAVSPHVGRGGWTWYTGSAAWMYRLLVESLLGLKLEVDVLRFTPCIPVDWQEFNMHYRYRGTLYHITIIHAETVTGKMEVTVDGLEQIDRAIRLIDDHQEHAVEVRIPAPPVNNAPKIDE; encoded by the coding sequence ATGAACATCCGCATTACGGCTATTCGTCATCTTATACGTTCATTGCGAGCACACCTCGGTAAAAAATCGCCGCAGACGTCCTATGCCACCGACGAGCCCCCCTTGCGATCAGGATTGTTCAGCGCCGAGCAAATGGAGCATCATGGCAAGGCATTGGCAATGTCCCACACCTTGCAGCACGGTCGTCCTCAAGATCGCCTTCTCAAGCGGTTGGCTGAAAACGAAGGTGTTTTGCTGGGAGTGCGCGTCCTTCTGACGGAGGCGGTGAAAGCAAACCGGCGAATAGCTCCAGCAGGGGAATGGCTGCTCGATAACTTCTATCTGATCGAGGAACAGATGCAAACGGCGAAACGGCACCTGCCCACAGGGTATAGCCGCGAACTGCCGCGCCTGCACAATGGTCAATCCGCCGGACTCCCTCGTGTCTACGACATTGCCCTGGAAACGATTGCCCACGGTGATGGATTGGTCGATCCGGAAAGTCTCTGCAGTTTCGTGAGGGCCTATCAGACCGTCACCATCCTCACCTTTGGCGAACTCTGGGCAATTCCCATCATGCTTCGTTTGGCATTGGTCGAAAATCTTCGGCGGGTGGCCGCACGGGTGGCCACCGACAGAATCCATCGCAACCTTGCCAACACCTGGGCCGACCAGATGATAGAGGTCGCGGAGAAGGATCCCAAAAGCCTGATTCTGGTCATCGCGGATATGGCGCGGTCAAAGCCTAACCTGGTCAGTGCCTTTGTTGCCGAATGTGCGCGCCGCCTCCAGGGGCAAAGCCTGGATCTGGCCCTGCCACTCACCTGGATTGAACAGCGCCTGTCCGAGTCCGGCCAGACAATTGAGCAACTGGTGCGGGCGGAAAACCAACAACAGGCCGCTGATCGGGTTTCCATAAGCAATACCATCAACAGTCTTCGATTTTTGGGAGCAATGGATTGGCGTGTTTTTGTCGAAACCATGAGTATCGTCGAGCAGACCCTGCGCCAGGATCCCGGCGACGTCTACGCCAAAATGGATTTTGCCACACGCGATCGTTACCGCCATGAGGTGGAATCAATTGCCAAAAAATGTACCTGCTCGCAAAACGAGGTGGCGCTTCAAGCCATCCGTCTCGCCTGTGAAACCGTCTCCTTTCATGATGGCAACGACCCCGGAGCCCATGTCGGCTTTTATCTAGTCGACAAGGGAAGAACGAAACTCGAGCAACAGGTTGGAGTTCGACAATCCGCGGCGGAGACGTTGGCTGCAATCGGCCGCCGTTTCCCTTTGCCCCTGTATAACGGCGGCATCCTGCTGCTGACGGCATTCTTGGCCTGGATCTTGGTGGCCAAGGTCCAGCACTTAGGCATGCACAGTTGGATGCTTGGTTTATTTCTCCTGCTTTCCGTGCTGGCCGGCAGCCATCTGGCCGTTGCCCTGGCAAACTGGCTGGTCACATTACTGGTTACGCCCCGTCCGCTCCCGCGCATGGACTTTTCCCAGGGAATCCCACAGGAATTGCGTACCCTGGTGGTGGTGCCGACAATGCTCACCAGCGAGGACAGTCTCGAGGCGTTGATGGAGGCCCTGGAAGTACGTTTCCTGGCCAATCAAGACCAACATCTTCATTATGGCCTGTTGACTGATTTTCGTGACGCCCTTGAGGAAACCCTGCCGGAAGACGAACCACTGTTGCGAATGGCTCGACACGGCATCGAAAGATTGAACACCAAGTACCCTAATCCGAATGAGAATACCTTTTTTCTCTTTCATCGTCCCCGCCGCTGGAATGCGCAAGAACGGATTTGGATGGGGTATGAACGCAAACGCGGCAAGCTTGCCGACCTGAACTGGTTGCTGCGCGCCGGGCCCAATATCGACACAACAGGACGCTTTTCGCTCATTGTCGGTGCAATAGACGTTCTGTCCACGATTAAATACGTCATTACCCTGGACACGGACACGCAACTGGCTCGCGATTCGGCCCGGCAGTTTATTGGTGCCTTGGCGCACCCCCTCAATCGAGCCTGTTATGATCCCGACAAACAGCGGGTCGTTTCCGGCTACGGCATCCTCCAACCCCGGGTGGCGGTAAGTATGTCCGGCTCCAACCGCTCCTGGTATGCACGCCTGTGCGGCAGTGACTCCGGTATAGATCCTTATACACGCGCTGTTTCCGATGTGTATCAGGACCTGTTCGGGGAAGGTTCGTTCATCGGCAAGGGTATTTATGAAGTCGATGTCTTTGAACGAGCGCTGGATGGGCGATTTCCCGATAACCGCATCCTCAGCCACGATCTCCTTGAGGGGTGTTATGCCCGGTCCGGCCTTTTGAGCGATGTCCAACTCTACGAGGAGTACCCGTCGCGTTACAGCGAGGATGTCAGTCGGCGGCACCGGTGGATTCGAGGCGATTGGCAGGTTGCGCAGTGGGTGACACCTGTCGTTCCCAGCCTTTCCGGGAAAATGCGTAGAAACCCTCTCTCCATGCTGTCCCGTTGGAAAATCGGCGACAATCTGCGGCGCAGTCTTGTCCCAGCGGCTCTGACCCTCCTGTTGCTGCTGGGGTGGACGGTGTTGCCTATAGCCTGGTTCTGGACCGTGACGGTGGTGGGCATTATCCTGATCCCCTCTCTGATCGCATCAACCTGGCATGTGATGCTCAAGCCCGCGGACGTTTCCCTGCAACAGCACCTTGATGCCGCGGCACGTTCGACCGGCCTGGGCCTGATGCAAGGTTTTTTCACGCTTGCCTGCCTCCCCTTTGAGGCGTTTTTCAGCCTGGATGCGATTGTTCGCACACTCTGGCGCTTGCTGATCTCCCACCATGGTTTGCTCGAATGGAACCCCTCGAGCGGATCAGCATGCTCCTGTCCGACCACCCTCGCCGACTCGTGCCGAACCATGTGGATCGGGCCGGTTTTGGTAGCGGCGGCGGTAATGGTGTTGGCCTTCCTGAGGCCGTCCTCATTGTGGTCGGCGACGCCCATCCTGATCCTCTGGCTCTCTTCCCCTGTGGTGGTCTGGTGGACCGGTCGGCCGCCTGCTCCCCGTCAAGCACGGCTCTTCCCCGAACAGACCGCCTTTCTCAGGTCGATGGCCCGCAAGACTTGGGTGTTCTTTGAAACTTTTGTCGGCCCGGAAGATCATTGGCTACCGCCTGATAACTATCAGGAACATCCCATTGCTGTGGTGGCGCATCGCACTTCCCCCACCAACATGGGATTATCGCTGCTCGCCAATCTTTCGGCCTGCGATTTTGGCTATATTACCCCGGGAACATTGATCGAACGTACCACCAAGGCCCTCCATACCATGGAAAGCCTGGAAAGGTATCGAGGGCATTTTTACAACTGGTACGACACCCAATCGCTTACCCCATTGCTGCCCCTGTATATTTCCTCGGTTGACAGCGGCAATCTTGCAGGTCATCTGCTGGTTCTGCGACAGGGATTGATTGGTCTTGCCGATGAAGTCATTCTGGGAAAACGCTTTGTTGAGGGCCTCGAGGATACCCTGAACATTGCCCTGGAAACGGCATCAACCTATCCTCCAACCGAGGCTCGGCTCGCAGTGCTGCAGCAACAACTAGCGGCCGCCATTCGTTCCCAATCCACCGACCTTACAGTCCTGCGCCTGCGTCTTGTGAACTGGGAAACTGAAGCAGAGGAAATGTTGAATGGTGGGGAAAATCAGGGCGTCGATACCGAAAGTTCCCTGGCCGGGTGGATACATGCCTTTGTCCGCCAGTGCCGGGAGGGACTCGACGAGCTGTCATTGCTGGCACCGTGGTTGGAGCATTCGTCTGTTCTTCATAACGGTCTTGCGACCTTACCCGACCTTACCCGCATCCCCACCTTGCGCCAACTGGCGGCTTTGGCCGACCACATCCTGCCATCTTTTGAAAACCGCCTTGCGCTGCGGGAAACCCCTGATGAATCGGTCTGGATCGAGCCATTCCTCGTCGCCATCAAAGAGGCCAGTCGCCGCGCCAATGAACGCATTGCCGAGCTTGAACGCCTGGCCATGCAGGTAAACAAGATGGCGCAAATGGAATACGATTTTCTCTTCGACACCTCGCGTCGACTCCTGGTCATTGGCTACAACGCCGGCGACCATCGCCAGGATACAAGCTACTATGATCTCCTCGCTTCCGAGGCGCGGTTTGCCAGTTTCGTTGCCATTGCCCAGGGGGCTCTACCACAGGAAACATGGTTTGCTTTAGGGCGCCTATTGACCACCTCCGGATGCGGATCGGTGCTCCTCTCTTGGAGCGGATCGATGTTCGAATACCTGATGCCGCTTTTGGTGATGCCCACCTACGAAAACACGCTGCTTGATCAAACCTGCAGGGGCGCTGTTGCCAGCCAGATCGATTACGGACGAAAATTCGGGACACCGTGGGGGGTTTCGGAATGCGGTTACAATGCCATTGATGCCCAGCTCAACTATCAATATCGCGCCTTTGGTATACCCGGCCTGGGACTCAAACGCGGTCTGGCCGAGGATCTGGTTGTTGCGCCCTATGCTACAGCCCTGGCGCTGATGGTCGATCCCCACAAAGCCTGCCGGAACCTCGAACGGATGGCCGAGGCGGGCTTTGTGGGACGATTCGGCTTCTACGAAGCGATCGACTATACGCCTTCCCGTCTCCCCCGTGGGGCCGAAAACGTAGTGATACGGTCTTTTATGGCCCACCATCAGGGGATGAGTTTGCTCTCGCTGGCGTACTTGCTGCTGGACCGGCCCATGCAAAAACGATTTGAGATGGAACCTTTGTTCCAGGCCACCCTGCTGCTGCTCCAGGAGCGGATCCCCAAGGCTACAACCCTCTTTAAACATTCGACCGAGCTTGCCACCTCCCTGGAAAACTCCCCTGCAGTGGATACGCCGATGCGTGTCTTCAACAGCCCGGATACACCGAATCCGGAGGTGCAATTGCTCTCAAACGGCAGATACCATGTGATGGTGACCAACGCAGGCGGCGGTTATAGCCGCTGGCGGGACTTGGCAGTCACCCGTTGGCGAGAAGACAGCACCTGCGACAATTGGGGTTCTTTCTGCTACATCCGCGACGTTGACAGCGGCACGTTCTGGTCGACAACCTATCAACCGGTGTTGCGTCAAGCGAACGATTTTGAGACGGTCTTCTCCGAAGAACGAGCTGAATTCCGTTGCCGTCACGATGAAATGGATGCCTACACCGAAGTGGTGGTTTCATCCGAGGATGATGTCGAGGTTCGCCGGATCACCCTGACCAATCGTTCGCATAAAAACAAAACAATTGACGTCACCAGTTATGCCGAAGTCGTTCTGGCGCCGCCTGCTAGCGACGCGCTTCATCCAGCTTTCAGTAACCTCTTTGTCCAAACCGAAATAATCCGCCAACAGCGGGCAATTTTGTGTACGCGTCGGCCTCGATCCGTCAATGAACTGACGCCATGGTTGTTTCATCTGATGGCCGTTCATGGCGCCGAAGTCGGGGATATTTCTTATGAGACCGATCGGCTGCGATTCATCGGTCGGGGCAATACCGTGGCTTCCCCCCAAGCGATAAGCGGTAACGCTGATTTTTTCACCGGGGCGCTTTCCGGCAGCGAAGGGTCGGTACTTGATCCGATCGTCGCCATTCGGTATCGAATCATGATTCAGCCCGAGGAATCAGTAACGATCAATTTGGTTTCCGGCATCGGTGAAACCCGGGACGACGCTTTGCGCCTGGTGGAAAAACACCAGGATCGGCGGCTGGCGGATCGTGTTTTCGATCTGGCTTGGACCCATGGCCAGGTACTGCTCCGCCAGTTCAACGCCTCGGAGGTCGATGCCCAGCTTTATCGTCGTCTGGCCAGTTCCATCATCTACACCAACCCAACCTTACGGGCCGAACCGAGCATACTTATAAAAAATCGACGGGGGCAATCCGGCCTCTGGGGTTATGCCATATCCGGCGATTTGCCGATTGTGCTGTTACAGATCGAGGATCCCGCCAACATCGAGTTGGTACGGCAATTGGTGCAGGCCCACGCCTATTGGCGCCTCAAGGGGCTTGCTGTCGACTTGATTATTTGGAATGAAGATCGCGCCGGCTATCGGCAGCTCCTCCATGACCAAATCATGGGGTTGATTGCCGCAAGTGTCGAATCCAACATCATTGATCGCCCCGGCGGTATCTTTATACGGCCTGGAGATCAGATAGCGGAAGAAGACCGTGTCCTGATTCAAACCGTCGCCCGCGCCATTATTTCCGACAAGCGAGGTTCGTTGGCGGAACAGATTAAAGGCCGCAATGTGATGGAAACAACCGCACCTGTCTTGATCCCGACCCGTACCCATCGCTCCGAACCCATGCCGGTCGTGCCCACCCCCCGCCTCGACCTCGCCTTTTTCAACGGACTCGGTGGGTTTACTCCGGATGGACGTGAATACGTCATTACCACCGCGACCGGCCAGCTGACGCCGGCTCCGTGGGTCAATGTGTTGGCCAATCGACAGTTCGGCACCGTTGTTTCCGAAAGTGGCATGGCTTATACCTGGGGTGAAAACGCACACGAATTCCGTCTGACCCCCTGGGCAAACGACTCGGTCTGCGATTCGACAGGAGAGGCGCTGTACCTCCGCGATGAAGAACGCGGCCATTTCTGGTCGCCCACTCCTCTGCCCTGTCGCGGAGCAACCCCTTACGCCACCAGACACGGGTTTGGCTATAGCATTTTTGAACACACCGAACGCGGTATCAGCTCCGAACTGACCGTCTATGTAGCCCTGGACGCGGCTGTTAAATTTATGGTGCTTAAGGTACGCAATGAGTCGGGACGTCACCGCCGGCTTTCGGCCACCGGCTATGTCGAATGGGTGTTGGGAGATTTGCGACCCAAATCGGCCATGCATGTGGTGACGGAAATCGATCCTGCCAGCGGCGCACTCCAGGCACGCAATCCCTACAATACAGAGTTTTCTAACCGGACTGCATTTTTTGCGGTCGATGACGCCATCCGCACCATAACAGGTGATCGGACGGAATTCCTTGGTCGCAACGGCTCCCTGCGGATGCCTGCCGCCATGACCCACATTGGGCTTTCGGGTAGGGTCGGGGCATCCCTCGATCCGTGTGGCGCGATTCAGGTAGCTTTTGAGCTGGCCGCCGGGCAAGAGCATGAAATTATTTTTAAGCTCGGTCTAGGTCAAAGTCTCGAGGAGGCCAATAATCTGGTGAATCGTTTTCGCGGCCCAATCGCGGCACGTACCGCTCTTGATCTCGTCTGGCAGCACTGGAAACACACCTTAAATGCCGTGCAGGTGGATACGCCGGATCAATCCGTCAATGTACTGGTCAACGGTTGGTTGCCTTACCAGATCATGGCCTGTCGGCTGTGGGCGAGGAGCGCAACCTATCAATCAGGCGGCGCTATTGGTTTCCGGGATCAATTGCAGGATGTGATGGCACTGATCCATGCGAGGCCAGATCTTGTACGCGAACATCTGCTCTTGTGCGCGGCTCATCAATTCCCGGAAGGCGATGTACAACACTGGTGGCATCCGCCGCTGGATCGTGGTGTGCGCACCCATTGCTCTGACGATTACCTCTGGTTGCCCCTGGCCGTCTCCTTCTATGTCCATACCACTGGGGACACCGGGGTGCTTGACGAAGCGATCCACTTTGTCCTGGGTCGGCCGGTTAAGGCGGAGGAGGACTCGTATTACGATCTTCCCCGCACATCGGAAGAAACGGCAAGCCTCTACGAACACTGTGTCCGCGCCATTGTCCACGGCCTCACCTTTGGTGAACATGGCCTGCCGCTTATCGGTTCCGGCGACTGGAATGACGGTATGGATCTTGTGGGAGCGCAAGGTAAGGGGGAAAGCGTATGGTTGGGTTTTTTCCTCTATGAAGCATTGGAGCGCTTCTCCCCAATTGCCCAGACCCGTGGTGATATGGCGTTTTTCGAGCGTTGCCAAGAAGAGGCCATGGTCCTGCGCCGCAATATCGAGCAACATGGCTGGGATGGCCAGTGGTACCGCCGCGCCTATTTTGACGACGGCGCGCCTCTGGGATCATCAACCAATCCGGAATGTCAGATCGATTCAATTGCCCAAAGTTGGTCGATTCTGTCCGGAGCAGGCGATCCCGAGCGTTCACGATTGGCCATGGAATCGTTGAATGAGCGTCTTGTTCGCCGTCAGGACCGGTTGATACAACTCCTTGATCCGCCTTTCGACACCTCGGAGCTCCAGCCCGGCTACATCAAAGGGTATGTCCCCGGGGTACGGGAAAATGGTGGCCAGTATACCCATGCGGCCATATGGGCAACCATGGCCTTTGCCCGGCTGGAGGATAGCCAAAGGGCATGGGAACTCTTTGACCTGATCAACCCTGTGCACCATGCACGCTCGCCGGAAGAGAGCGATATGTACAAGGTGGAACCGTATGTTGTTGCCGCCGACGTCTATGCCGTGTCCCCCCATGTCGGACGTGGAGGCTGGACTTGGTATACGGGATCGGCCGCCTGGATGTACCGCCTGCTTGTGGAATCTCTCCTCGGGCTCAAACTTGAGGTAGACGTTCTGCGTTTTACCCCCTGTATCCCTGTGGATTGGCAGGAATTCAACATGCACTATCGCTATCGTGGGACGCTCTACCATATCACGATTATTCATGCAGAAACCGTCACCGGCAAAATGGAAGTGACGGTGGATGGCCTTGAACAAATCGATAGAGCCATCCGCCTCATCGATGACCACCAGGAACATGCGGTCGAGGTGAGAATACCTGCGCCACCTGTAAATAATGCCCCTAAAATAGATGAATAA
- a CDS encoding response regulator: MADILVIDDEESIRYSFHRFLTMENHSVITAACYYSALSQMSKKNFDLILADIHLPDGWGIDILHEVTRNNLTTPVIIMTAYPCNESISTSFTLDAVDYLIKPLRQKTLVNSVNNALMHILNVRHFSS; this comes from the coding sequence GTGGCTGACATACTTGTGATCGATGATGAAGAATCTATCAGGTACAGCTTCCACAGATTTCTCACCATGGAGAACCATTCCGTGATCACCGCAGCATGTTACTACAGTGCCCTGTCACAGATGAGCAAAAAAAATTTTGATCTGATTCTTGCTGATATTCACCTGCCGGATGGATGGGGGATCGACATTTTACACGAGGTGACGAGGAATAATCTGACCACACCTGTAATCATTATGACGGCTTACCCCTGCAACGAATCGATAAGCACGAGTTTCACCTTGGATGCGGTCGATTATCTCATAAAACCTCTCCGACAAAAGACGCTTGTCAACAGTGTTAATAACGCCTTGATGCACATTTTAAATGTGCGCCATTTTTCGTCATAA